A single Acidobacteriota bacterium DNA region contains:
- a CDS encoding PIN domain-containing protein gives MRCLERRGPDRVQQRVNRQRPTVTLLNTTQETAEIFGHLMHDLRQAGTPLPLNDVWIAAQTMELGAVLITYDVHFQKVRGLRLWQA, from the coding sequence CTGCGGTGTCTGGAGCGAAGAGGACCTGACCGAGTTCAACAACGCGTTAACCGACAAAGGCCAACTGTGACGCTCCTCAACACGACGCAGGAGACGGCCGAGATTTTCGGCCACCTGATGCACGATCTGCGCCAGGCGGGAACGCCGCTCCCGCTGAACGACGTCTGGATCGCTGCCCAGACCATGGAGCTGGGAGCCGTGCTGATCACCTACGACGTCCATTTTCAAAAAGTGCGGGGTCTGCGCCTCTGGCAGGCGTGA
- a CDS encoding efflux RND transporter periplasmic adaptor subunit: protein MENKLDNRVQTGETLQALRIEPSRRARHRGRLRRWARWGVALVIVILAGYFFLRSGMGPGGVEVETARPTPPDPKAPDVVLSASGYVVAKHRINVNSKVTGRIAWIGVEKGDVVKAGQLLVRLEDEEFRAQVDQAEGAVRSAKARLELLRNGNRPQEIAEAAHRAEQAKAERDIARTTRDRFFTLTNSGVVSKQELDDAQARLDAAEQQYRALSQAAEVVRIGARAEDVARAEGDLREAEGRLAWAKTQLDATLIKAPVSGTILQRVVEKGELVTAQFASGAEGGPQGSVAALADLDELQVELDINQNDFGRLSLKQSATVTADAFPDRAYDGFIEEISPEANRQKATVQVKVRIRNPDGRLRPDMNAKVDFVAGASQAVPAGSRAVLVPESALLPEDGKTFVLLFSADGKARRKEVRLLGRRARGALVEGVESSDRVILHPPEDLGDGAAVRHKGAH from the coding sequence ATGGAAAATAAACTGGACAACAGAGTGCAAACCGGGGAAACCCTGCAGGCCCTGCGGATCGAGCCGAGCCGGCGTGCCCGGCACCGGGGGCGGCTCCGCCGGTGGGCCCGGTGGGGGGTCGCCCTCGTCATCGTAATCCTGGCGGGGTATTTCTTCCTCCGCTCCGGCATGGGTCCCGGCGGGGTTGAAGTGGAGACGGCCCGGCCGACCCCGCCCGACCCCAAGGCGCCCGACGTGGTGCTGTCGGCCTCCGGTTACGTGGTGGCCAAGCACCGCATCAACGTCAACTCCAAGGTCACGGGGCGGATCGCCTGGATCGGCGTGGAAAAGGGCGACGTGGTGAAGGCGGGCCAACTGCTGGTCCGCCTCGAGGACGAGGAGTTCCGCGCCCAGGTGGACCAGGCGGAGGGGGCCGTCCGGTCGGCGAAGGCCCGGCTGGAGCTGCTCCGAAACGGGAACCGCCCCCAGGAGATCGCCGAGGCTGCCCACCGGGCCGAACAGGCGAAGGCGGAGCGGGACATCGCCCGGACTACCCGGGACCGCTTCTTCACCCTGACGAACTCCGGCGTCGTCTCGAAGCAGGAACTCGACGACGCCCAGGCTCGCCTGGACGCCGCCGAGCAGCAGTACCGGGCCCTCTCCCAGGCGGCGGAGGTGGTGCGGATCGGCGCCCGGGCCGAGGACGTCGCCCGGGCCGAGGGGGACCTCCGGGAGGCCGAGGGGCGCCTGGCCTGGGCGAAGACGCAGCTGGACGCCACCCTCATCAAGGCGCCGGTCTCCGGCACCATCCTGCAGCGAGTGGTGGAAAAGGGCGAGCTGGTGACCGCCCAGTTCGCCAGCGGCGCCGAGGGCGGCCCCCAGGGCTCCGTGGCGGCCCTCGCCGACCTGGACGAGCTGCAGGTGGAACTCGACATCAACCAGAACGACTTCGGCCGCCTGTCACTGAAGCAGTCGGCCACGGTCACCGCCGACGCCTTCCCGGACCGCGCCTACGACGGTTTCATCGAGGAGATCTCGCCCGAGGCCAACCGGCAGAAGGCCACCGTCCAGGTCAAGGTGCGCATCCGCAACCCCGACGGCCGGCTTCGCCCCGACATGAACGCCAAGGTGGACTTTGTCGCCGGCGCGTCCCAGGCGGTCCCCGCCGGGAGCCGCGCCGTCCTCGTCCCGGAGTCGGCCCTCCTGCCGGAGGACGGCAAGACCTTCGTCCTCCTGTTCAGCGCGGACGGGAAAGCGCGCCGGAAGGAGGTCCGCCTCCTGGGCCGACGAGCGAGGGGCGCCCTGGTGGAGGGGGTCGAGTCGTCCGACCGGGTCATCCTGCACCCCCCCGAGGACCTCGGGGACGGGGCGGCGGTGCGGCACAAGGGGGCGCACTGA
- a CDS encoding ABC transporter ATP-binding protein: protein MAGPWDGDGGRRPGNGRPVVECRDVYKVYRRDEYEIPVLEGVSLDVAEGGFVALMGPSGSGKTTLLNLIAAIDHPTAGEVRVAGEDPFGLSDADVARWRNEHVGYIFQTFNLIPVLTAFENVELPLLLTRLSRRERREHVLAALSLVGLADRVRHLPRQLSGGQEQRVAIARALVTDPTLLLADEPTGELDKRSAREVLEILKRLNEEYGKTVVMVTHDPHAAEYAHTVLHLEKGRLLEAS from the coding sequence ATGGCGGGCCCCTGGGACGGCGATGGAGGGAGGCGCCCGGGGAACGGGCGGCCCGTGGTGGAGTGCCGGGACGTGTACAAGGTCTACCGCCGGGACGAGTACGAGATCCCCGTCCTGGAGGGGGTGAGCCTCGACGTGGCGGAAGGGGGGTTCGTGGCCCTGATGGGACCCTCCGGTTCCGGGAAGACCACGCTCCTCAACCTGATTGCCGCCATCGACCACCCCACGGCCGGCGAGGTGCGGGTGGCGGGGGAGGACCCCTTCGGCCTCTCCGACGCCGACGTTGCCCGGTGGCGCAACGAGCACGTGGGGTACATCTTCCAGACCTTCAACCTGATCCCGGTCCTGACGGCCTTCGAGAACGTGGAGCTGCCCCTGCTCCTCACCCGGCTTTCCCGGCGGGAGCGCCGCGAGCACGTCCTGGCCGCCCTGTCCCTCGTGGGGCTGGCGGACCGGGTGCGGCACCTCCCCCGGCAGCTCTCCGGCGGCCAGGAGCAGCGGGTGGCCATCGCCCGCGCCCTGGTGACCGACCCCACCCTCCTGCTGGCGGACGAGCCCACGGGGGAGCTGGACAAGCGCTCCGCCCGGGAGGTCCTGGAGATCCTCAAGCGGCTCAACGAGGAGTACGGCAAGACCGTCGTCATGGTGACCCACGACCCCCACGCCGCCGAGTACGCCCACACCGTGCTCCACCTGGAGAAGGGCCGCCTCCTGGAAGCATCGTAG
- a CDS encoding SLBB domain-containing protein: MKTMAWVFLLMVSILGCAGGKGIAPDGTTAETPEKKTYLVKGEVNQPGEQEWTEGARLSTAIAKAGGPTAKAGVNHINLIRMKQVTIHDLDKIKRGEDTDTPLMAGDVVLVPRVLEPQQ; encoded by the coding sequence ATGAAAACCATGGCGTGGGTTTTTCTTCTAATGGTGTCGATCCTGGGTTGCGCCGGGGGAAAGGGGATCGCTCCCGATGGGACCACCGCTGAAACCCCGGAGAAGAAGACCTACCTGGTCAAGGGCGAGGTCAACCAGCCCGGCGAGCAGGAGTGGACCGAGGGGGCCAGGCTCTCCACGGCCATCGCCAAGGCCGGTGGCCCCACGGCCAAGGCGGGCGTGAACCACATCAACCTGATCCGCATGAAGCAGGTGACCATCCACGATCTCGACAAGATCAAGCGCGGCGAGGACACCGACACCCCGCTCATGGCCGGGGACGTCGTGCTCGTTCCCCGCGTCTTGGAACCGCAACAGTAA